From Lawsonia intracellularis PHE/MN1-00, the proteins below share one genomic window:
- a CDS encoding valine--tRNA ligase, protein MTDVTLPKAYEPKDIETYWRDHWERNNTFTPNLNEKGEPFCIVIPPPNVTGILHIGHALNITLQDILCRHARQQGKKVLWIPGTDHAGIATQHVVERMLAKENVSREQLGREAFIQKVWQWREKYGTHILEQLRRIGASVDWTRERFTMDDGLSQAVRKVFVELYKQGYIYKGKYIVNWCTYCHTALSDDEVEHRTEKGNLYYVRYKLEDGSDDLIIATTRPETIVADTGICINPKDKRYTNFIGKKAVVPIINRIVPIITDSYVDQNFGTGVLKVTPCHDVNDWMLGHRHNLAFIQAINDKGIMTDEAGPYTGLSKEACRKQIVEDLQKHNHLIKIEDIEHTVGYCYRSHTVIEPYVSEQWFVAATKMAPQARAAVPEQTKLFPKSWLKTYYNWLDNIRDWCISRQIWWGHRIPAWTCTSCNKLFVEETEPSSCPCGSHNLIQETDVLDTWFSSAIWPFSTLGWPNKTPELAMFYPTSILVTGFDILFFWVARMMMFGLHFMKDVPFRHVYIHALIRDSEGRKMSKSLGNSIDPIQMIEKYGTDALRFTLTAFAAMGRDIRLSEERIEGYRHFMNKLWNASRFALMNLPTDSVQLVSIEEITALHHKWFLHRLEEVKIDVNDSIKNYRFNDMAQTLYKFFWNEFCDWYLEIIKIDFKEEGLHKTQAQYVLWLGLKELLILLHPIIPFITSEIWKALPGHTQELACEPFPSTRSHCLSPNEANQMIFLQEVISAIRTIRAELNISPSYKLSVLLRPIDSIQLSLLQKNSNLIITLAKLETLTIDSNQKAPGPSANHIIQHCEIIVFLSGAIDFNAEYKRLTKELNKIDTELQKITERLKNKNFIQNAPKEIVQKEQARKDELLSSHQKIYVLMNQYLNNIDK, encoded by the coding sequence ATGACTGATGTAACACTCCCTAAAGCGTATGAGCCTAAAGACATAGAAACATATTGGCGTGACCATTGGGAACGTAACAATACCTTTACTCCTAACCTGAATGAAAAAGGGGAGCCATTTTGTATAGTCATTCCTCCCCCAAATGTGACTGGAATTTTACATATAGGTCATGCATTAAACATTACGCTTCAAGATATTCTTTGTCGTCATGCTCGACAACAAGGTAAAAAAGTTCTCTGGATACCAGGAACTGATCATGCAGGCATAGCAACACAACATGTTGTAGAACGTATGCTTGCTAAAGAAAATGTATCTCGTGAACAACTTGGTAGGGAAGCGTTTATCCAAAAAGTTTGGCAGTGGCGTGAAAAGTATGGTACACATATCCTTGAACAACTTCGTAGAATTGGGGCATCTGTTGATTGGACACGTGAAAGATTTACCATGGATGACGGCCTCTCTCAAGCTGTTCGAAAAGTATTTGTTGAGCTTTATAAACAAGGGTATATCTATAAAGGAAAATATATTGTTAACTGGTGTACGTATTGTCATACAGCCCTCTCTGATGATGAGGTCGAACATCGTACAGAGAAAGGGAATCTTTACTATGTCCGTTATAAACTTGAAGATGGTTCTGACGATCTAATAATAGCAACAACACGTCCAGAAACCATTGTAGCCGACACAGGGATCTGTATAAACCCTAAAGACAAACGATATACTAATTTCATCGGGAAAAAAGCTGTTGTTCCTATTATAAATAGAATTGTTCCAATCATTACCGATAGCTATGTAGATCAAAATTTTGGAACTGGAGTTTTAAAAGTTACACCTTGCCATGATGTTAATGATTGGATGCTTGGTCATCGACATAACCTTGCTTTTATCCAAGCCATTAATGATAAAGGTATCATGACTGATGAGGCAGGACCTTATACTGGACTCTCTAAAGAAGCATGTCGTAAGCAAATTGTAGAAGACCTTCAAAAACACAATCACCTTATCAAGATTGAAGATATTGAGCATACAGTAGGATACTGTTATCGATCTCATACAGTAATAGAACCGTATGTTTCTGAACAGTGGTTTGTTGCTGCAACCAAAATGGCTCCTCAGGCACGTGCTGCTGTTCCAGAACAAACAAAACTTTTTCCTAAAAGCTGGTTAAAAACTTATTACAACTGGCTAGATAACATCCGAGATTGGTGTATAAGCAGACAAATATGGTGGGGGCACCGTATCCCTGCATGGACTTGTACTTCTTGTAATAAACTTTTTGTAGAAGAAACTGAACCATCATCATGTCCATGTGGCTCTCATAATCTTATCCAAGAAACAGATGTACTTGATACATGGTTTTCCTCTGCAATCTGGCCATTTAGTACTCTTGGTTGGCCAAATAAAACTCCAGAACTGGCTATGTTTTACCCAACCTCAATCCTTGTAACTGGCTTTGACATATTATTTTTCTGGGTTGCCAGAATGATGATGTTTGGCCTTCATTTTATGAAAGATGTACCATTCCGTCATGTATATATTCATGCTCTTATCCGTGATTCAGAAGGACGTAAGATGTCTAAATCATTAGGTAATAGCATAGATCCAATCCAAATGATAGAAAAATATGGAACAGATGCTTTACGATTTACCCTTACTGCATTTGCAGCTATGGGAAGGGATATTCGCCTTTCAGAAGAACGAATTGAAGGCTATAGACATTTCATGAATAAGCTCTGGAATGCTTCTCGCTTTGCATTGATGAATCTTCCCACAGATTCTGTTCAATTAGTATCAATAGAAGAGATTACAGCTCTCCATCATAAATGGTTTTTACACCGCCTTGAAGAAGTAAAAATAGATGTAAACGACTCTATAAAAAATTATCGCTTTAATGATATGGCCCAAACACTTTACAAATTCTTTTGGAATGAATTCTGTGATTGGTATCTAGAAATCATAAAAATAGATTTCAAAGAAGAAGGATTACACAAAACTCAAGCACAATATGTTCTTTGGCTTGGATTAAAAGAACTACTTATTCTCCTACATCCTATTATTCCCTTTATCACAAGTGAAATTTGGAAGGCGCTTCCTGGTCATACACAAGAACTTGCTTGTGAACCCTTTCCTTCAACTCGTTCTCACTGTCTTTCTCCTAACGAAGCTAACCAGATGATCTTTTTACAAGAGGTAATAAGTGCTATTCGGACTATCAGAGCTGAACTAAATATTTCACCATCTTATAAACTCTCTGTACTATTACGTCCTATCGACTCTATCCAATTATCTCTTCTACAAAAAAATTCTAACCTTATTATAACACTTGCTAAATTAGAAACTCTTACTATTGATTCTAACCAAAAAGCTCCTGGTCCTTCAGCAAACCATATCATCCAACATTGTGAAATCATAGTTTTTCTATCTGGTGCTATTGACTTTAATGCAGAATACAAACGACTAACTAAAGAATTAAATAAAATTGATACTGAGCTTCAAAAAATAACAGAAAGGTTAAAAAATAAAAATTTTATACAAAATGCTCCTAAAGAAATTGTTCAAAAAGAACAGGCTAGAAAAGATGAACTTTTATCTTCTCATCAAAAAATATATGTATTAATGAACCAATATCTTAATAATATTGATAAATAA
- a CDS encoding autotransporter outer membrane beta-barrel domain-containing protein, with amino-acid sequence MAYLSISKNQCKSFLITLVTIFIMTSIPQLAEAVEHFANGVPTVVQDVNVPADSYFGGADSAVGPNPIASTHLTISTTQGFGQNALEFVVGGSLANGNGNPANINGDIVLIVENTNTQNSIIGGSMANAAPVTIGGSIFMTLRNVTAVDPIFGGSVDVRFFAQQQPNEDQLVGGDININLENVTTPEFYGLGYANGVIPVNVLNRNFLVAVQGNITTNISNSNIATVMLGSHYDTTMAVGGNGTINVDNSTIGYLSASNSSDFVNPDLTNTVTFNIGPNNRIANIFASNNGVIPHFIVNMDGSGTEIQELTLGNVIRGGLVLTSELNLSQGTINNLITGNEYYDRSGLRTTVNVRGGTIGVLTSGGSDYSELNFIPGEISTILATNSIGNQDFASLSQVTIHQGAETLWGMRDEVFELQTNNLQLGGELFIPADGTGGVALITNHIIANSGVITPVNMSPERMTPIIGFLEPTGEVAQLTIYGPLTVNLSHSPEILGKIITQPIPIAVTNSDVFGTSKLFVEHNTKGLIWSDIIFNPQDKTWYLTNFRGSEDFYGLSAAREASNWLRQQHIWSLQRRSNKLLDHGVDGLWMNVQGGYEKLDAAIGDAKMPWIMASLGYDFMHKLSDFYNLKALYGFGFGFATGKNKWNTINSTTNDIYMGLVGAYVGLMHEATGLYGTVSGQFATNRTKTKCTGFDETYNWKENVPTEAIEIGWKWSIDEFKINPRGQVIFEQLSKHHFSLSQEGDTAILDKEFLTTTVIGISGEYDLDLRSKIIKLQASVDWIKGISGDFAAKSEVLNMKFKDKNDTSTFRGTLGASAQLLENFEVHLDIFGDLGNDKGIGGQVGATYRF; translated from the coding sequence ATGGCATACCTATCTATTTCAAAAAATCAATGTAAGTCTTTTTTAATAACTCTAGTAACTATATTTATAATGACATCAATACCACAACTAGCTGAGGCTGTTGAACACTTTGCTAATGGTGTCCCCACAGTAGTACAAGATGTTAATGTCCCAGCTGACTCATACTTTGGTGGTGCTGACTCAGCTGTAGGTCCAAACCCAATAGCTTCTACTCACCTTACAATTTCTACAACTCAAGGGTTTGGACAAAATGCACTAGAATTTGTTGTGGGTGGTAGCCTTGCAAATGGTAATGGAAATCCAGCCAACATAAATGGAGATATAGTCCTTATTGTTGAAAATACAAATACTCAGAATAGTATTATTGGTGGTAGTATGGCAAATGCTGCCCCTGTAACTATTGGTGGCTCTATTTTTATGACTCTTAGAAATGTTACTGCAGTAGATCCAATTTTTGGTGGCTCTGTAGATGTACGCTTTTTCGCCCAACAGCAACCTAATGAGGATCAACTTGTAGGTGGAGATATTAATATAAATCTAGAGAATGTAACAACTCCAGAGTTTTATGGTCTAGGCTACGCAAATGGTGTAATACCTGTTAACGTCCTCAATAGAAATTTTTTGGTAGCTGTTCAGGGAAATATAACTACAAATATTTCTAATTCTAACATTGCAACCGTTATGTTAGGTTCACACTATGATACAACTATGGCTGTAGGAGGTAATGGAACAATAAATGTTGATAATTCAACAATTGGTTATCTTTCAGCTAGCAATAGTAGCGACTTTGTTAACCCTGACTTAACAAACACTGTTACTTTTAATATTGGTCCCAACAACAGAATAGCAAATATTTTTGCAAGCAATAATGGTGTTATCCCACATTTTATTGTAAATATGGATGGATCTGGAACAGAAATACAAGAGTTAACACTTGGTAATGTAATTCGAGGTGGCCTTGTACTTACTTCAGAGCTAAATCTATCTCAAGGAACAATAAATAATTTAATCACTGGTAATGAATATTACGATAGATCAGGATTAAGAACTACTGTAAATGTTAGAGGAGGTACAATTGGCGTATTGACTTCAGGAGGTTCTGACTATTCAGAATTAAACTTCATTCCTGGAGAAATATCCACTATATTAGCAACAAATTCAATAGGTAACCAAGATTTTGCATCTCTTTCTCAAGTTACAATACACCAAGGTGCTGAAACTCTTTGGGGAATGAGAGATGAAGTATTTGAACTTCAAACTAACAATCTACAGTTAGGTGGTGAACTATTTATTCCTGCTGATGGAACTGGAGGAGTAGCCCTAATCACAAATCATATTATTGCAAATTCAGGTGTGATAACTCCGGTAAATATGTCTCCAGAAAGGATGACCCCTATCATTGGATTTTTAGAACCTACTGGTGAGGTAGCACAGTTAACAATATATGGACCACTTACAGTTAACCTTAGCCATTCTCCAGAAATTCTTGGGAAAATTATTACACAACCTATCCCTATTGCAGTTACTAATAGTGATGTTTTTGGTACTTCTAAACTATTTGTGGAACATAACACAAAAGGACTAATTTGGAGTGATATCATTTTTAATCCTCAAGATAAAACATGGTATCTAACTAACTTTAGAGGTTCTGAAGACTTCTACGGACTTTCAGCAGCACGGGAAGCATCTAATTGGTTAAGACAACAACATATCTGGAGCCTACAACGTCGCTCTAATAAATTATTAGATCATGGTGTAGATGGGTTATGGATGAATGTTCAAGGTGGTTATGAAAAGCTTGATGCAGCAATTGGTGATGCTAAGATGCCTTGGATTATGGCAAGCTTAGGATATGATTTTATGCATAAGTTAAGTGATTTTTATAACTTAAAAGCACTTTATGGATTCGGATTTGGATTTGCTACAGGTAAAAATAAATGGAATACCATAAACTCAACTACTAATGATATCTACATGGGGCTGGTTGGTGCCTATGTTGGCCTTATGCATGAAGCCACAGGCCTTTATGGTACAGTATCCGGACAGTTTGCAACTAACCGTACAAAAACAAAATGTACAGGCTTTGATGAAACCTATAACTGGAAAGAAAATGTACCAACAGAAGCTATTGAAATTGGTTGGAAATGGAGCATTGATGAGTTTAAAATAAACCCACGTGGACAAGTTATTTTTGAACAATTATCTAAACATCACTTTAGTCTCTCACAAGAAGGTGATACTGCTATCTTAGATAAAGAATTCTTAACTACAACCGTTATAGGTATCTCTGGAGAATATGATTTAGATTTAAGAAGTAAAATAATAAAGCTTCAAGCTAGTGTTGACTGGATTAAAGGCATCTCTGGTGACTTTGCAGCTAAATCCGAAGTTCTTAATATGAAGTTTAAAGATAAAAATGATACTAGTACATTTAGAGGAACACTGGGTGCTAGTGCACAACTTCTAGAAAACTTTGAAGTTCACCTTGATATTTTTGGTGATCTTGGCAATGATAAAGGTATTGGTGGACAGGTAGGAGCTACTTATAGATTCTAA
- a CDS encoding insulinase family protein, with the protein MNTHYTLIREVKIPEVSGIAKYWRHNGTNAEILSISNNDENKCFGVTFRTPPHDSTGVAHILEHSVLCGSKKYPIKEPFVELLKGSLQTFLNAFTFPDKTCYPIASANLQDFYNLIDVYLDAVFFPLITKSIFQQEGWHIEIEDTKKPLTYKGVVFNEMKGVYSSPDAILMEKSQQSLFPNMLYSLDSGGDPKIIPQLTYEKFIEFHSSHYHPSNARFFFWGDDPEEERLMRLLPILSQFTEKKIDSTIPLQSYLQKENVLKVPYATGEQSEKGHITFNWLLCPTTEADEILLLEILEHILLGLPGSPLRKVLIESGLGEDVTGVGFEKDLQQTYFSVGLRSINPESSHKIEKLILQTLEDLSNNIPTPIIDAAINSIEFSLRENNSGKFPRGLTAMLRSLRTWLYDADPLIPLRWEKPLSDIKQRHANGEKIFEKAIRKWFIENKHKSIVTLIPDSKLAEQRENDEQKQLKQIKDSLSELEVNQLIKDTITLQENQQCPDTPEALATIPSLTLKDLPPKNAVIPCIVENDKQITILKHPIDTSGIVYVECLFSLDAVPDDLLYLVPLFGRCLTELGTHKHSFVELGVLLASKTGGIDISPLITTTRGTQLPVAKLCISGKATEDHITDLFSILEEILLETQFDLKDRFLQMALEERARIEQALIPAGHNVVITRLRSPYSIAGQISENIGGVSYLEALRNLTERIHSDWHSIHTDLTKLQQIIINKQHTIFNITASETLLLKTLPLINQIEYKLPYVENNPILRTTKKPLIGEILQVPSQVNYVGKGCNIYELGYKWNGSAHVITRHLRMAWLWDQVRVQGGAYGVFCTLDRMNGSLTQVSYRDPNVERTIKAFDQSANYLKNLQLTDRELTRAIVGAIGDLDSYMLPDAKGMASLTRYLTDDQDEIRQHMREEILSTTKKQFTEFAEVMAEVAKTGSVCILGGSAATDIAQQNNWVIHQLL; encoded by the coding sequence GTGAATACACATTATACTCTTATTCGTGAAGTTAAAATTCCTGAAGTTTCAGGTATTGCTAAATATTGGCGACATAATGGTACCAATGCTGAAATCCTTTCTATCTCTAACAATGATGAGAATAAATGTTTTGGTGTTACATTTAGAACACCTCCTCATGATTCAACAGGAGTAGCTCATATTCTTGAACATTCTGTATTATGTGGTTCAAAAAAATATCCTATAAAAGAACCATTTGTAGAACTACTTAAAGGTTCATTACAAACTTTTCTTAACGCATTCACATTCCCTGATAAAACTTGTTATCCTATTGCAAGTGCAAATTTGCAAGACTTTTATAACCTCATAGATGTATATTTAGATGCTGTTTTTTTCCCCCTGATTACTAAATCAATTTTTCAACAAGAAGGATGGCATATAGAGATAGAAGATACAAAAAAACCTCTTACATACAAAGGTGTTGTATTTAACGAGATGAAAGGTGTATATTCTTCACCTGATGCTATACTTATGGAAAAATCACAACAATCTCTTTTCCCCAATATGCTCTATAGCCTTGACTCAGGGGGAGATCCCAAAATTATACCTCAACTTACATATGAAAAATTTATAGAGTTTCATAGCTCTCACTATCATCCATCAAATGCACGGTTCTTTTTCTGGGGAGACGACCCTGAAGAAGAGCGGCTTATGCGATTACTACCTATTCTGTCACAATTCACAGAAAAAAAAATAGACAGCACTATCCCTCTACAATCCTACTTACAAAAAGAAAACGTATTAAAAGTCCCTTATGCTACTGGCGAACAATCTGAGAAAGGACATATTACTTTTAATTGGCTTTTATGTCCTACAACAGAAGCTGATGAAATTTTACTACTTGAGATACTTGAACATATCCTCCTAGGATTACCAGGTTCTCCATTACGTAAAGTGCTTATTGAATCTGGTCTTGGAGAAGATGTTACAGGTGTTGGATTTGAAAAAGATCTTCAACAAACCTATTTTTCTGTTGGATTACGCTCCATTAACCCAGAATCATCTCATAAAATAGAAAAATTGATTCTCCAAACACTAGAAGATCTCTCTAACAATATTCCTACGCCTATTATTGATGCTGCTATTAATAGCATAGAATTTAGCTTAAGAGAAAATAATTCTGGGAAATTCCCACGTGGTTTAACTGCTATGTTGCGAAGTCTTAGGACATGGCTCTATGACGCTGATCCCTTAATTCCATTACGGTGGGAAAAACCATTATCAGATATTAAACAACGTCATGCAAATGGAGAAAAAATTTTTGAGAAAGCTATCCGAAAATGGTTTATAGAAAATAAACATAAATCAATAGTTACTCTAATCCCAGATTCAAAACTTGCAGAGCAACGTGAAAATGATGAACAAAAACAGTTAAAACAAATTAAGGATAGTCTATCTGAACTTGAAGTAAACCAACTCATAAAAGATACTATTACTCTCCAAGAAAACCAACAATGTCCGGATACACCTGAAGCACTTGCAACTATCCCATCCCTTACATTAAAAGATTTACCACCTAAAAATGCTGTCATTCCCTGCATAGTTGAGAATGACAAACAAATTACTATTTTAAAACATCCAATTGATACCTCAGGGATTGTTTATGTTGAATGTCTCTTCTCTTTAGATGCTGTTCCTGATGACTTACTCTATCTTGTTCCTCTTTTTGGTCGCTGTTTAACGGAGTTAGGTACACACAAACATTCTTTTGTAGAACTTGGAGTACTATTAGCCTCAAAAACAGGTGGAATTGATATCTCTCCACTTATTACTACAACTAGGGGAACTCAACTACCTGTAGCTAAACTATGTATAAGTGGAAAAGCTACAGAAGATCATATTACAGATCTTTTTTCTATACTTGAAGAAATACTTTTAGAAACACAATTTGATCTCAAAGATCGCTTTCTACAAATGGCATTAGAAGAACGCGCAAGAATCGAACAGGCCCTCATCCCTGCTGGACATAATGTTGTTATAACAAGACTACGCTCACCCTATAGTATTGCTGGACAAATAAGTGAAAACATTGGTGGTGTCTCGTATTTAGAAGCATTACGTAATCTTACAGAACGCATTCATTCTGATTGGCATTCAATACATACAGATCTCACCAAGTTACAACAAATTATTATTAATAAGCAGCATACCATCTTTAACATTACTGCTAGTGAAACTCTTTTATTAAAAACATTACCACTTATTAATCAAATTGAATATAAGCTTCCATATGTAGAAAACAATCCTATACTACGCACTACCAAGAAACCTCTTATAGGAGAAATTCTTCAAGTACCATCACAAGTCAATTATGTTGGAAAAGGTTGTAATATCTATGAGTTAGGGTATAAATGGAATGGTTCTGCACATGTTATTACACGCCATTTACGAATGGCTTGGCTTTGGGATCAAGTCCGTGTCCAAGGCGGAGCCTATGGTGTCTTCTGTACATTGGATCGAATGAATGGTTCTCTCACACAAGTATCATATAGAGATCCTAATGTAGAAAGAACAATTAAAGCATTTGATCAGTCCGCCAATTATCTTAAAAATCTTCAGTTAACAGATAGAGAATTAACACGAGCTATTGTTGGTGCAATTGGAGACTTAGATAGTTATATGCTTCCTGATGCTAAGGGTATGGCTTCACTTACAAGGTATCTTACTGATGATCAAGATGAGATACGTCAACATATGCGTGAAGAAATTCTAAGTACAACAAAAAAACAATTTACAGAGTTTGCTGAAGTAATGGCAGAAGTAGCAAAAACTGGCTCTGTATGTATCCTTGGTGGCTCTGCAGCCACTGATATTGCACAACAAAATAATTGGGTTATTCATCAATTATTATAA
- a CDS encoding FAD-dependent oxidoreductase: MSKRVIIIGAIAAGPKAASRLRRLEPTTEILMVDKNEYISFGACGIPYYISGEINSIDSLRSTAYGVLRTPEYFQQKGITTYNRTQAISIDRKQQIVLLKHLLTNKEYTVSYDKLVLTTGSKPKLPTIKGQHLKHIVTISNTSLDSAQHIQTLCASKKIKHAVIIGGGFIGLEMAVSLAGKWKIKTSIIEVKPQVMPGYVSPDFADMLCHDLTKNNVEIFTSEQVLQFKGKNDSVNYLITDKRKIETDLVIFATGFLPETTLAQEAGLALDPKTGAILVNPYMQTSDPNIYAGGDCVAVPNPITGEHSWFTLGSLANRQGRIIGTNLAGGSDTFPGAVGNWCIKLFTLSACGAGLTLEKAKSLGFDAISASIEQADRSQSYPEHSIISLELIVDCSNRRVLGIQGICSASDVVKARIDAITMLLQYGHPTIDDISNAEMSYAPPFSSAMDPINVVANVADNILSGQLESVTSKTFTTMWNDRKNNTIFFVDTRPTTASKELKEKYPNEWHTIPFEEISSYLSELPKTQPIALICNTGLRAYETMSYLRGKGITNTIDVLGGMYAIKKRGEEL, encoded by the coding sequence ATGTCTAAGCGTGTGATTATCATTGGTGCTATTGCTGCTGGGCCCAAAGCTGCTAGTCGCTTGAGACGTCTTGAACCTACAACAGAAATACTTATGGTAGATAAAAATGAATATATTTCATTTGGTGCTTGTGGAATTCCATACTATATCTCTGGAGAAATAAATTCTATAGATTCACTACGTTCTACTGCCTATGGTGTATTAAGAACACCTGAATACTTCCAACAAAAAGGGATTACGACATACAATAGGACACAAGCAATATCCATTGATCGAAAACAACAAATTGTACTTTTAAAGCATCTTCTTACAAATAAAGAATACACAGTTTCGTATGATAAGTTAGTTCTTACAACAGGAAGCAAACCTAAGCTTCCAACCATTAAAGGACAACATCTAAAACATATTGTAACTATTAGTAATACTAGCCTTGACTCTGCTCAACATATCCAAACATTATGTGCATCAAAAAAAATTAAACATGCTGTTATCATTGGTGGTGGTTTTATTGGATTAGAAATGGCAGTTTCCCTTGCAGGAAAATGGAAAATAAAGACCTCTATTATTGAGGTTAAGCCACAAGTTATGCCAGGCTATGTCTCACCTGACTTTGCTGATATGCTTTGTCATGATCTTACAAAAAATAATGTAGAAATTTTTACCTCTGAGCAAGTATTACAATTCAAAGGTAAAAATGATTCCGTTAATTATCTTATTACAGATAAAAGAAAAATTGAAACTGATCTTGTTATCTTTGCAACAGGTTTTTTACCTGAAACAACACTAGCCCAAGAAGCAGGACTTGCCCTTGATCCTAAGACAGGAGCTATACTTGTTAACCCATACATGCAAACCTCAGATCCAAATATTTATGCAGGAGGCGACTGTGTAGCTGTACCTAATCCTATTACTGGAGAACATAGTTGGTTCACTCTTGGCTCTTTAGCTAATCGACAAGGCCGTATTATTGGAACTAACCTTGCTGGAGGTAGTGATACATTTCCAGGTGCAGTAGGGAACTGGTGTATCAAACTTTTTACTTTATCTGCTTGTGGTGCTGGACTCACACTTGAAAAAGCAAAATCCCTAGGATTTGATGCCATCTCAGCTAGTATTGAGCAAGCAGATAGATCACAATCATACCCTGAACATAGTATAATCTCTTTAGAGCTTATCGTAGATTGTTCAAACCGTAGAGTTCTTGGCATTCAAGGTATATGTAGTGCTTCAGATGTTGTTAAAGCACGCATTGATGCTATAACTATGCTATTACAATATGGTCATCCTACAATAGATGATATTTCTAATGCTGAAATGTCCTATGCTCCACCATTTTCTTCAGCTATGGATCCTATTAATGTTGTTGCAAATGTAGCAGATAATATACTTTCTGGTCAGCTAGAATCTGTTACCTCAAAAACATTCACAACCATGTGGAATGATAGAAAAAATAATACTATCTTCTTTGTAGACACAAGACCTACAACTGCCTCAAAAGAACTTAAAGAAAAATATCCTAATGAATGGCATACTATTCCTTTTGAAGAAATTTCATCATATCTTTCAGAACTTCCTAAAACTCAGCCAATTGCATTAATTTGTAATACTGGCCTAAGAGCATATGAAACAATGTCATACTTGCGAGGGAAAGGCATAACAAACACAATAGATGTTCTTGGTGGGATGTATGCAATTAAAAAGCGAGGAGAAGAATTATAG
- a CDS encoding DNA adenine methylase, with protein sequence MQLVKPFLKWPGGKFRLLDRILYHLPQGERLIEPFVGSGAVFLNASFKEFCIYDSSPDLIGLFQVLQQEGEFFIKICQTFFTTRYNNANTYYTLRTIFNHSIHPFERAVLFLYLNRHSFNGLVRYNSMGLFNVPFGRYNNPYFPKKEMEAFLKKMKETSITFAVCDFRDAFKNLYPGDVVYCDPPYLPLSNTSNFTTYSGTVFSYDDQKDLANLAYKASEQGIPVVLSNHDTPVTRELYSMAKIDCFSVQRFISCNGKDRRAAPELMAIFT encoded by the coding sequence ATGCAGTTAGTGAAGCCTTTTCTCAAATGGCCAGGAGGGAAATTTAGATTACTTGATCGTATATTATATCATCTTCCTCAAGGAGAGCGTCTTATAGAACCTTTTGTTGGTTCAGGTGCTGTATTTTTAAATGCTTCATTTAAAGAATTTTGTATATATGATAGCAGTCCTGACTTAATAGGGCTATTTCAAGTATTACAACAAGAAGGCGAATTTTTTATAAAAATATGTCAAACTTTTTTTACTACTCGGTATAATAATGCTAACACTTATTATACATTAAGAACTATTTTTAATCATTCTATACATCCATTTGAAAGAGCAGTTTTATTTTTATACCTTAATAGACATTCTTTCAATGGGTTAGTTCGTTATAACTCCATGGGATTATTTAATGTACCATTTGGGAGATATAATAACCCTTATTTTCCTAAAAAAGAAATGGAAGCTTTTTTAAAGAAGATGAAAGAAACATCTATTACTTTTGCTGTATGTGATTTTAGGGATGCTTTTAAAAATCTTTATCCTGGAGATGTTGTTTATTGCGATCCTCCATATTTACCACTTTCAAATACATCAAATTTTACTACATACTCTGGAACAGTTTTCAGTTATGATGATCAAAAAGATTTGGCTAATCTTGCTTATAAAGCTTCGGAGCAAGGCATCCCTGTTGTATTAAGTAATCATGATACACCAGTGACAAGAGAACTGTATTCTATGGCAAAGATAGATTGTTTTAGCGTACAGCGTTTTATAAGTTGTAATGGGAAAGATAGAAGAGCAGCTCCAGAATTAATGGCCATATTTACATAA